From a single Kitasatospora sp. NBC_00458 genomic region:
- a CDS encoding IS5 family transposase (programmed frameshift): MGRGDLTDAEWERLRPFLPVSNRRCGRWRDHRQVIDGILHRVRTGVHWRDLPERFGPWKTVYERHRLWSADGTWERLLQQVQAAADAAGDIDWDISVDSTVVRAHQHAAGARSDPPPALGPKGDGQGRTPGRDAVAEPRRPPGGGGAGGEGLGRSRGGFTTKVHLSADGRCRPLSLIITAGQRADCTQFEPVLEKIRVPRTGPGRPRKRPDSLAADKAYSNRPCRACLRRRGIRHTIPEKTDSRAARLRKGSRGGRPPGFDEERYKKRNTVERAINKLKHARAVATRYDKRGYVYLGTVTAAALVIWLRT; the protein is encoded by the exons ATGGGGCGGGGAGATCTGACGGATGCCGAGTGGGAACGGCTGAGGCCGTTCCTGCCGGTCAGCAATAGGCGTTGTGGCCGGTGGCGGGACCACCGGCAGGTGATCGACGGGATTCTTCACCGGGTGCGGACCGGGGTGCACTGGCGCGATCTGCCCGAGCGGTTCGGGCCCTGGAAGACGGTCTACGAGCGCCATCGGCTGTGGTCGGCCGACGGCACCTGGGAACGCCTGCTGCAACAGGTCCAGGCCGCGGCCGACGCGGCCGGCGACATCGACTGGGACATCTCGGTCGACTCCACCGTCGTGCGCGCACACCAGCACGCGGCCGGCGCCCGGAGCGACCCGCCACCAGCCCTTGGACCAAAGGGGGATGGGCAGG GGAGAACACCAGGACGAGACGCCGTGGCAGAGCCTCGTCGACCGCCTGGCGGAGGTGGTGCGGGAGGCGAGGGCCTGGGCCGCTCGCGCGGCGGCTTCACCACCAAGGTCCACCTGAGCGCGGACGGCCGCTGCCGCCCGCTGTCCCTGATCATCACCGCGGGACAGCGGGCGGACTGCACACAGTTCGAACCCGTCCTGGAGAAGATCCGGGTCCCGCGGACCGGCCCGGGCAGGCCCCGCAAGAGACCCGACAGCCTGGCCGCCGACAAGGCCTACAGCAACCGGCCGTGCCGCGCCTGCCTGCGCAGGCGCGGAATCCGGCACACCATCCCCGAGAAGACGGACAGCCGCGCCGCCCGCCTGCGCAAAGGCTCACGCGGCGGACGGCCACCAGGCTTCGACGAGGAGCGATACAAGAAGCGCAACACCGTCGAACGGGCCATCAACAAGCTCAAGCACGCCCGAGCCGTCGCCACCCGATACGACAAACGCGGATACGTCTACCTCGGCACCGTCACCGCAGCAGCCCTTGTTATCTGGCTCCGCACATGA
- a CDS encoding IS701 family transposase, translating to MGGDISEVDARRWSDGLAGLHERFAHRFARSESRESALAYMRGLLAPLERKNGWTVAEEAGHGGPDRIQRLLNRIDWDADAVLDDVREYVIEHLADPGGVLIVDDTGFLKKGVRSAGVQRQYSGTAGRTENCQVGVFLAYASTHGRTLIDRALYLPKSWTDDRERCRDAGIGDEREFATKVQLARAMVRRAIDDRIPFRWVTADAGYGYSKSWRFELEQADVFHVVATTRHDTVVTRQAMDHRLHDLVAGLPRQKWKRRSCGEGAHGLRIYDWARVEVRPWHRPDRRHWVLARRSVTDPMKVAYYIAYAPADATLNELIAVAGARWAIEECFQTAKGQCGLDDYQVRRYPGWYRHVTLAMAAHAYLTVLRAQHLEKGPGLLERQA from the coding sequence ATGGGTGGGGACATATCCGAGGTCGATGCTCGTCGTTGGTCGGACGGGCTTGCCGGGTTGCATGAGCGGTTTGCCCACCGGTTCGCGCGGAGCGAGTCGCGGGAGTCGGCGCTGGCCTACATGCGGGGCCTACTGGCTCCACTGGAGCGCAAGAACGGCTGGACGGTGGCAGAGGAGGCCGGCCATGGCGGCCCGGATCGGATCCAGCGGCTGCTGAACCGGATCGACTGGGACGCGGACGCGGTGCTCGACGACGTGCGCGAGTACGTGATCGAGCACCTGGCCGACCCGGGCGGTGTGCTGATCGTGGACGACACCGGGTTCCTGAAGAAGGGCGTGCGGTCGGCCGGGGTCCAAAGGCAGTACTCCGGCACCGCCGGCCGCACCGAGAACTGCCAGGTCGGGGTCTTCCTCGCCTACGCGAGCACGCACGGCCGGACCCTGATCGACCGGGCTCTCTACCTGCCGAAATCCTGGACGGACGACCGGGAACGCTGCCGGGACGCGGGGATCGGCGACGAGCGCGAGTTCGCCACCAAGGTCCAGCTCGCGAGGGCGATGGTCCGCCGCGCGATCGACGACAGAATCCCGTTCCGCTGGGTGACCGCGGACGCGGGCTACGGCTACAGCAAGAGCTGGCGCTTCGAGCTGGAGCAGGCCGACGTCTTCCACGTCGTGGCCACCACCCGGCACGACACCGTCGTCACCCGGCAGGCCATGGACCACCGCCTCCACGACCTGGTCGCCGGCCTACCCCGGCAGAAGTGGAAGCGCCGGTCCTGCGGCGAGGGCGCCCATGGTCTGCGGATCTACGACTGGGCCCGCGTCGAGGTCCGACCGTGGCACCGACCCGACCGCAGGCACTGGGTCCTGGCCCGCCGCAGCGTCACCGACCCGATGAAGGTCGCCTACTACATCGCCTACGCGCCCGCCGACGCCACCCTCAACGAGCTGATAGCCGTCGCCGGCGCCCGCTGGGCGATCGAAGAGTGCTTCCAGACCGCGAAGGGCCAGTGTGGCCTGGACGACTACCAGGTCCGCCGCTACCCGGGCTGGTACCGGCACGTCACCCTCGCCATGGCCGCCCACGCCTACCTCACCGTCTTGCGGGCCCAGCACCTCGAAAAGGGGCCGGGCCTGCTCGAACGCCAGGCCTGA
- a CDS encoding sensor histidine kinase — translation MTTLISPRRRSGRPRSKARGAARTAPRRTPAQRRLTGAAILTALCLAVATAWVCYVLVHLGDPGVDRPRDQLAILLYALPTAGAGMLLHAHRPGSPLGWVMLVYALTSMLPSAAAAPVWVEVSDPGIVGAVAVVRGVCDTISQTLFYVLPLWLPAGRLTTRRWWLYIGAVALWVVPDGMSFLDRSTVFGRPGPLAGTAPASLLGSVSDRLDGLYDPVNYLLVGVSAAVLLARLVRPPTGRGGGDAAASPRHRAHVAGMLGAYLLWAGMQDYYTRRFEYEYWLSYALFTAAGAVWAVAVAYLVVRDGGWRLDRAARSVLTGLLLATGLTLLFVLCAAVLSGWLLPGRGAAALLLIALVYGLGAGLPRATRRAVGLVDRLYYGERAQPYQVLRALAGQVRQVVEPGRLPAALCTAVAEELRLPGVALTVATRAGNRPLASVGRPDGHRQGFALVHHGVVIGELTVALRAGEERLDASDVDILRSLADQASPAVASLRLLEDLQASREQIVAAREEERRCLRRDIHDGLGPTLAGLRLRVDNAASASASMAGAAEPVEAATPAEAATPAEAGGGTGCPGGNGRPAVSRQAAGRLAETLDGISEELAMAIKEVRRITDRLGPAQLGEFGLARAVQQLAASFSGDGLAVTAVLEPDPLPDLPAAVEVAAYRIAAEALNNVLRHARAARARVSLRVDDRHLTLTVQDDGVGVGLGEPQPSGDEPSGGVGLRSMADRAAEIGGRCTVDRLSRDSGTRVLAVLPRYPSGGRSDG, via the coding sequence ATGACCACGCTGATCTCCCCCCGGCGCCGGTCCGGTCGGCCCCGGTCCAAGGCCCGGGGGGCCGCCCGGACCGCCCCGCGCCGGACACCCGCGCAGCGCCGGCTGACCGGCGCCGCGATCCTCACCGCGCTCTGCCTGGCGGTCGCCACGGCCTGGGTCTGCTACGTGCTGGTCCACCTCGGCGACCCCGGGGTGGACCGCCCCCGGGACCAGCTCGCCATCCTGCTCTACGCGCTGCCGACCGCCGGCGCCGGGATGCTGCTGCACGCGCACCGGCCGGGAAGTCCGCTCGGCTGGGTGATGCTCGTCTACGCGCTGACGTCGATGCTGCCGAGCGCCGCCGCCGCACCGGTGTGGGTGGAGGTCTCCGACCCCGGGATCGTGGGGGCGGTCGCGGTGGTCCGCGGGGTCTGCGACACGATCAGCCAGACGCTGTTCTACGTGCTGCCGCTCTGGCTGCCTGCCGGGCGGCTCACCACCCGGCGCTGGTGGCTCTACATCGGGGCGGTCGCACTCTGGGTGGTCCCCGACGGGATGTCCTTCCTGGACCGGTCGACCGTCTTCGGCCGCCCCGGCCCGCTCGCCGGCACCGCGCCCGCGAGCCTCCTCGGATCCGTCTCGGACCGCCTGGACGGCCTCTACGACCCGGTCAACTACCTGCTGGTCGGCGTCTCGGCAGCCGTCCTGCTGGCCCGGCTGGTCCGGCCGCCGACCGGGCGGGGCGGCGGGGACGCGGCGGCCTCGCCACGGCACCGGGCGCACGTGGCGGGGATGCTGGGCGCCTACCTGCTCTGGGCGGGCATGCAGGACTACTACACCCGCCGGTTCGAGTACGAGTACTGGCTGAGCTATGCGCTGTTCACCGCGGCCGGCGCGGTCTGGGCCGTCGCCGTCGCGTACCTGGTGGTCCGCGACGGCGGGTGGCGGCTGGACCGGGCGGCCCGGTCGGTGCTCACCGGGCTGCTGCTCGCCACCGGCCTCACCCTGCTGTTCGTGCTCTGCGCGGCCGTGCTCTCCGGGTGGCTGCTGCCGGGCCGGGGCGCGGCGGCGCTGCTGCTGATCGCCCTGGTCTACGGGCTGGGCGCGGGACTGCCGCGGGCCACCCGCCGGGCCGTCGGCCTGGTCGACCGGCTCTACTACGGCGAACGGGCCCAGCCCTACCAGGTGTTGCGCGCGCTGGCCGGTCAGGTCCGGCAGGTGGTCGAGCCCGGCCGGCTGCCGGCCGCGCTGTGCACGGCCGTCGCGGAGGAGCTGCGGCTGCCGGGCGTCGCGCTGACCGTCGCCACCCGGGCCGGGAACCGTCCGCTGGCCTCCGTCGGCCGCCCGGACGGGCACCGCCAGGGCTTCGCGCTGGTTCACCACGGCGTGGTGATCGGCGAGTTGACGGTCGCGCTGCGGGCGGGCGAGGAGCGGCTGGACGCGAGCGACGTCGACATCCTGCGCTCGCTGGCCGACCAGGCCTCGCCGGCCGTCGCCTCCCTGCGGCTGCTGGAGGACCTGCAGGCGAGCCGGGAGCAGATCGTCGCGGCGCGCGAGGAGGAGCGGCGCTGTCTGCGCCGGGACATCCACGACGGGCTCGGTCCGACGCTGGCCGGGCTGCGGCTGCGGGTGGACAACGCGGCCTCGGCCTCGGCCTCGATGGCGGGGGCGGCGGAACCGGTGGAAGCGGCGACACCGGCGGAGGCCGCGACACCGGCGGAGGCCGGGGGCGGCACCGGCTGCCCGGGCGGGAACGGCCGTCCGGCCGTGAGCCGCCAGGCGGCCGGACGGCTCGCGGAGACGCTGGACGGGATCTCCGAGGAGCTGGCGATGGCGATCAAGGAGGTCCGGCGGATCACCGACCGGCTCGGTCCCGCCCAGCTCGGCGAGTTCGGCCTGGCCCGGGCCGTGCAGCAGCTGGCGGCCTCGTTCAGCGGCGACGGGCTCGCCGTCACCGCCGTGCTGGAGCCGGACCCGCTGCCCGACCTGCCCGCCGCCGTCGAGGTGGCCGCGTACCGGATCGCCGCCGAGGCGCTGAACAACGTGCTGCGGCACGCCCGGGCCGCCCGGGCCCGGGTCTCCCTGCGGGTGGACGACCGGCACCTGACGCTCACCGTCCAGGACGACGGGGTCGGGGTCGGGCTCGGGGAGCCGCAGCCGTCCGGGGACGAGCCGTCCGGCGGGGTCGGTCTGCGCTCGATGGCGGACCGGGCGGCGGAGATCGGCGGCCGCTGCACCGTCGACCGGCTGTCCCGGGACAGCGGGACGCGTGTGCTGGCGGTCCTGCCCCGGTACCCGTCCGGGGGCCGGAGCGACGGCTGA